A region from the Mycobacterium heidelbergense genome encodes:
- a CDS encoding TetR/AcrR family transcriptional regulator: MEVPVVAKQATAEKRQRRERGSINPDDIISGAFELAEQVSIDNLSMPLLGKHLGVGVTSIYWYFRKKDDLLNAMTDRALSEYVFATPYVKASDWRETLRNHARSMRKTFMGNPILCDLILIRAALSPKAARVGAQEMEKAIANLVEAGLSADDAFDTYSAVSMHVRGSVVLQRLYEKNRSSDSGGRAIEDAVAIDPQTTPLIAQVTEKGHRIGAPDETNFEFGLDCILDHAGRLIEETKKGNGATKPAPARQRKVAGGRTRPVAAR; encoded by the coding sequence ATGGAGGTGCCCGTAGTGGCTAAGCAGGCAACCGCTGAAAAGCGTCAGCGACGCGAACGCGGTTCCATCAATCCCGACGACATCATCAGCGGCGCATTCGAACTCGCCGAGCAGGTGTCGATAGACAACCTCAGCATGCCGTTGCTCGGCAAACACCTGGGCGTCGGCGTCACGAGCATCTACTGGTACTTCCGGAAGAAGGACGATCTGCTCAACGCGATGACGGACCGCGCTTTGAGCGAGTACGTGTTCGCCACCCCGTATGTCAAAGCCAGCGACTGGCGCGAGACGCTGCGGAATCACGCGCGCTCGATGCGGAAGACCTTCATGGGCAACCCAATCCTGTGTGATCTGATTTTGATTCGCGCCGCCCTCAGTCCCAAGGCGGCACGCGTCGGCGCCCAGGAGATGGAGAAGGCGATCGCCAACCTGGTCGAGGCCGGCCTATCCGCGGATGACGCCTTCGACACCTATTCGGCGGTTTCGATGCACGTCCGCGGATCGGTGGTGTTGCAACGGCTCTACGAAAAGAACCGGTCCTCGGACAGCGGGGGGCGTGCCATCGAGGACGCGGTGGCCATCGATCCCCAAACCACTCCGCTGATTGCCCAAGTCACCGAGAAGGGCCACCGCATCGGCGCGCCGGACGAAACAAATTTCGAATTCGGCCTCGACTGCATCCTCGACCACGCCGGCCGGTTGATCGAGGAGACGAAAAAGGGGAACGGAGCGACCAAGCCCGCGCCCGCCCGGCAGCGCAAGGTGGCCGGGGGGCGGACCCGGCCGGTCGCGGCCCGTTGA
- a CDS encoding SDR family NAD(P)-dependent oxidoreductase, with protein sequence MDLGLANAATAVVGGGGGMGLATARCLAEEGARVAVIGRSRSALDRAVAQLSGCGSPDALGMVADVRDGAQVDTVFAELGERWNGELNALINAVGPGSVGSFESLTDDQWHQAVEAGVMGMVRCVRAALPSLRKAQWARVVNFSAHSIQRQSVMLAAYTGAKAMLTSVSKNLSLLLAKDEILVNVVSPGSIASESLIGWAESVGVDGSDPYRLMDAIAEHFGHPAHLPRAGLPEEIGPVVAFLASRRNSYMTGANVNVDGGSDFI encoded by the coding sequence ATGGATCTAGGGCTGGCAAATGCCGCCACGGCCGTGGTCGGCGGCGGTGGCGGGATGGGATTGGCCACGGCGCGATGCCTTGCCGAGGAAGGCGCGCGGGTGGCCGTCATCGGCCGCTCACGGTCGGCGCTTGACCGTGCGGTCGCCCAATTGAGCGGTTGCGGTAGTCCCGACGCCCTGGGGATGGTCGCGGACGTCCGCGACGGCGCGCAGGTCGACACGGTGTTCGCCGAGCTGGGCGAGCGGTGGAACGGCGAGCTGAACGCGCTCATCAACGCGGTCGGTCCGGGCTCGGTGGGCAGCTTCGAAAGCCTGACCGACGACCAGTGGCACCAGGCCGTCGAGGCGGGCGTGATGGGAATGGTGCGCTGCGTTCGCGCGGCCCTTCCGTCGCTGCGCAAAGCGCAGTGGGCGCGCGTCGTGAACTTCTCCGCGCACTCGATACAGCGGCAAAGCGTGATGCTGGCCGCTTACACCGGGGCCAAGGCCATGCTGACCAGCGTCTCCAAGAACCTGTCGCTGCTGCTGGCCAAGGACGAGATTCTGGTCAACGTCGTCTCGCCCGGCAGCATCGCGTCCGAGTCGCTGATCGGCTGGGCGGAGTCGGTCGGCGTCGACGGGAGCGACCCCTACCGCTTGATGGATGCCATCGCCGAGCATTTCGGGCATCCGGCGCACTTGCCGCGGGCCGGCCTGCCCGAGGAGATCGGGCCGGTCGTGGCCTTCCTCGCGTCGCGGCGTAATTCCTACATGACCGGGGCCAACGTCAACGTCGACGGCGGCTCCGACTTCATCTGA
- a CDS encoding enoyl-CoA hydratase, with the protein MSAVEPEDAVLYEATPSGVAIITLNRPERLNAWGPDMAPAFYAAIDRAELDGAIRVIVLTGRGRAFCAGAHLGSSGATDAVGDSLQKAGEKDVADLVGERPPHFVTELRKPVIAAINGACVGIGLTQALMCDVRFAAAGAKFAAVFARRGLIAEFGISWILPRLTGWGVALDLLLSGRTFLADEAAELGLVKEVVAPEDLMRRVMEYAEDIAQNCSPTAMSVIKRQAYGDANRDVAAANLAAEALMWEALPRPDVMEGIVSFLQKRPPRFPALNP; encoded by the coding sequence ATGAGCGCCGTCGAGCCCGAGGACGCGGTGCTCTACGAGGCCACCCCGAGCGGCGTCGCGATCATCACGCTCAACCGCCCGGAGCGCCTCAACGCCTGGGGGCCCGACATGGCCCCGGCGTTTTATGCCGCCATCGATCGCGCCGAGCTGGACGGGGCCATTCGGGTCATCGTGCTGACGGGCCGGGGCCGGGCGTTCTGCGCCGGCGCGCACCTGGGCTCGTCGGGCGCGACCGACGCCGTCGGCGATTCCCTGCAGAAGGCGGGGGAGAAGGACGTGGCGGACTTGGTCGGCGAACGCCCGCCCCATTTCGTGACGGAGCTGCGCAAGCCCGTCATCGCGGCCATCAACGGCGCCTGTGTCGGCATCGGATTGACTCAGGCGCTGATGTGTGACGTCCGCTTCGCGGCGGCCGGGGCCAAGTTCGCCGCGGTGTTCGCGCGCCGGGGGCTGATCGCCGAGTTCGGCATCTCCTGGATACTCCCGCGGTTGACGGGGTGGGGGGTGGCCCTCGACCTGTTGCTCAGCGGGCGCACGTTTCTTGCCGACGAAGCCGCCGAGCTCGGCCTTGTCAAGGAAGTCGTGGCGCCCGAGGACCTGATGAGGCGTGTCATGGAGTACGCCGAGGACATCGCCCAGAACTGCTCGCCGACCGCCATGTCGGTGATCAAGCGGCAGGCATACGGCGACGCGAACCGCGATGTCGCGGCGGCGAATTTGGCCGCCGAGGCGCTGATGTGGGAGGCGCTGCCGCGGCCGGACGTCATGGAGGGGATCGTGAGCTTCCTGCAGAAGCGGCCGCCGCGCTTTCCCGCCCTGAACCCATAG
- a CDS encoding class I adenylate-forming enzyme family protein: MADAPSTIDRLVRSRAARDGPKPMVIDASARLSYGELDSTTRAIAAEFVDAGVAKGSRVGLIMPNGVRWVQTAIALTRIGAVLVPLSTLLTAGELRDQLRVASVQFLIGVEEFRGHRYLEHVVDNPDLPALQRVWNAERLTLGAPRVAFRLADAMTRTVTPSDTMVIMFTSGSSGAPKGVIHSHGNALGAVRSGLAARCIGADTRLYLPMPFFWVGGFGSGVLSALLAGCTLITEEIPSAEATLRLLERERVTLFRGWPDQAENLARKSAGVGADLSALRPGSLDALLPAELRAEPGARARLFGMTEAFGPYCGYPADTDMPESARGSCGKPFGGMEVRIVDPEDGSPVPAGTGGMIQIRGPHVMRGMCRRGREELFTPDGFYPTGDLGHLDGDGFLFYHGRSDDMFKVSGATVYPGEVQRALRSIDGVENAVVTNVADDTGDRVGAAVVCDTAAMTPDRLRSAARKLLSAFKVPTLWLLVDSDEGIPRGATGKPDIRRLRALLREQTQSRMI, translated from the coding sequence ATGGCTGACGCCCCGTCCACCATCGACCGGCTGGTGCGGTCGCGCGCGGCACGCGACGGACCCAAGCCGATGGTGATCGATGCGTCGGCCCGCCTGAGCTACGGCGAGCTGGACTCGACCACGCGCGCGATCGCCGCGGAGTTCGTCGACGCCGGCGTCGCCAAGGGCAGCCGGGTCGGGCTGATCATGCCCAACGGCGTGCGATGGGTGCAGACCGCCATCGCGCTGACCCGTATCGGTGCGGTGTTGGTGCCGCTCAGCACGCTGCTGACGGCGGGCGAGCTGCGGGACCAGCTGCGCGTCGCCTCGGTGCAGTTCCTCATCGGCGTCGAAGAATTCCGGGGCCACCGCTACCTCGAGCACGTCGTCGACAACCCTGATCTGCCCGCGCTGCAGCGCGTTTGGAATGCGGAACGGCTGACGCTGGGCGCCCCTCGTGTGGCTTTTCGGCTCGCCGACGCGATGACGCGGACCGTGACACCCAGCGACACCATGGTGATCATGTTCACTTCGGGCAGCAGCGGGGCGCCCAAGGGCGTCATTCATTCGCACGGAAACGCGCTGGGCGCGGTGCGATCCGGCCTGGCCGCCCGCTGCATCGGCGCCGACACCCGCCTGTATCTGCCGATGCCGTTCTTCTGGGTGGGCGGGTTCGGCAGCGGGGTGCTCTCGGCGTTGTTGGCCGGCTGCACACTGATCACCGAGGAAATCCCTTCGGCGGAAGCCACACTGCGGCTGCTGGAACGCGAGCGCGTCACCCTGTTTCGCGGCTGGCCGGACCAGGCCGAAAACCTTGCCCGCAAGTCGGCCGGTGTCGGGGCGGACCTGTCGGCGTTGCGGCCGGGCAGCCTCGACGCGCTGCTGCCCGCCGAGCTGCGCGCCGAACCGGGGGCGCGGGCCAGGCTGTTCGGCATGACCGAGGCGTTCGGGCCCTACTGCGGCTACCCCGCGGACACCGACATGCCCGAATCGGCCCGGGGCAGCTGCGGAAAGCCGTTCGGCGGCATGGAGGTTCGGATCGTCGACCCCGAGGACGGCTCGCCCGTGCCCGCCGGAACGGGCGGGATGATCCAGATCCGCGGGCCACACGTCATGCGCGGCATGTGCCGGCGCGGCCGGGAGGAGCTGTTCACACCCGACGGCTTCTATCCCACGGGCGATCTCGGCCACCTCGACGGCGACGGGTTCCTCTTCTACCACGGTCGCTCCGACGACATGTTCAAGGTGAGCGGCGCGACGGTGTACCCCGGCGAGGTGCAGCGGGCGCTGCGGTCGATCGACGGCGTCGAAAACGCCGTCGTCACCAACGTGGCCGACGACACGGGCGATCGGGTCGGCGCCGCGGTGGTATGCGACACCGCCGCCATGACACCCGATCGGCTTCGAAGCGCCGCCCGAAAGCTGCTGAGCGCCTTCAAGGTTCCGACGCTGTGGCTGCTGGTGGACTCCGACGAGGGTATCCCGCGGGGCGCCACCGGCAAACCCGACATCCGAAGGCTCCGCGCCTTGTTGCGCGAGCAGACACAGAGTCGCATGATTTAG
- a CDS encoding class I adenylate-forming enzyme family protein, whose product MPSNMSTSTVAGVLREQARARADRPLLVCDDDVISYAEADGRSARLAGALLSLGAGKGTHVGLLYPNGTAFVVATLAAARIGAVVVPFSTFCTARELREQLAHGDVRILLAARAFRSHDYTERLAGVLDDIAVPLLRHVFFDWEPGESADQARLAAMEDDVDGCDPLAIVYTSGSTDTPKGAVHTHAGLLEHQRNLNGIRGLSADDKLFCNSPFFWIGGFAFGLLATLVAGSTLVCSNAADAGDTLDLLEAEKPTITNGFAAAVAHLTRHPSFPHRDLSSMRRGNLYPIMAPDARPADPELRHNMLGMTEAGGVVLLSGDETDQPERRRGSFGRPAPGFEVKIVDGELCLRGPYLMQRYHRRSREESFDADGWFHTGDLVRADADGFYYFLGRRGSMIKTAGANVSPEEVAKAITRVTGGLTAYVVGVPDRERGQAVAAAIVVEDEATVDEGALRRELKSELSAYKIPRRIVPIRRSDVPLMSSGKVDMRRLAKVFDG is encoded by the coding sequence ATGCCGTCGAACATGTCGACTAGCACGGTGGCCGGCGTGCTGCGCGAGCAGGCCCGCGCCCGCGCGGACCGTCCGCTGCTGGTCTGCGACGACGACGTGATCAGTTATGCGGAGGCGGATGGCCGCTCGGCCCGGCTGGCGGGTGCGCTGCTCTCGCTCGGCGCCGGCAAGGGCACGCACGTCGGGTTGCTGTACCCCAACGGCACGGCTTTCGTCGTGGCCACGCTCGCCGCGGCACGGATCGGCGCGGTGGTCGTCCCGTTTTCGACGTTCTGCACGGCGCGCGAGCTGCGCGAGCAGCTGGCCCACGGCGACGTCCGAATCCTCCTTGCCGCGCGGGCTTTTCGGTCCCACGACTATACCGAACGGCTGGCCGGGGTCCTCGACGATATCGCCGTCCCGTTGCTGCGTCACGTGTTCTTCGACTGGGAGCCGGGCGAATCGGCCGACCAGGCGCGGCTGGCCGCGATGGAAGACGACGTCGACGGCTGCGACCCGCTCGCGATCGTCTACACGTCCGGGTCGACGGACACCCCGAAGGGCGCGGTGCACACCCACGCGGGTCTGCTCGAACACCAGCGCAACCTCAACGGGATCCGGGGCCTGTCCGCCGACGACAAACTCTTCTGCAATTCGCCGTTCTTCTGGATCGGCGGGTTCGCGTTCGGGCTGCTTGCCACGCTGGTCGCCGGCTCGACCCTGGTGTGCTCGAACGCCGCGGACGCCGGCGACACCCTCGACCTGCTGGAGGCCGAAAAGCCCACGATCACCAACGGTTTCGCCGCCGCGGTCGCCCACCTGACCCGGCACCCGAGCTTCCCGCACCGGGACCTGTCGTCGATGCGACGCGGCAACCTGTATCCCATCATGGCGCCGGACGCGCGCCCCGCCGATCCCGAGCTGCGTCACAACATGCTCGGGATGACCGAGGCCGGCGGCGTGGTGCTGCTCAGCGGCGACGAGACCGATCAGCCCGAGCGGCGGCGCGGATCGTTCGGCAGGCCCGCCCCGGGATTCGAGGTCAAGATCGTCGACGGTGAACTGTGCCTCCGCGGCCCCTATCTGATGCAGCGGTACCACAGGCGCAGCCGCGAGGAAAGCTTCGACGCCGACGGCTGGTTCCACACCGGCGATCTGGTCCGCGCCGACGCCGACGGCTTCTATTACTTCCTGGGTCGGCGCGGGTCGATGATCAAGACCGCGGGCGCCAACGTGTCACCCGAAGAGGTGGCCAAGGCGATCACCAGGGTCACCGGCGGGCTGACCGCGTATGTCGTCGGTGTCCCCGACCGCGAACGGGGCCAAGCGGTGGCGGCGGCCATTGTCGTCGAGGACGAGGCCACGGTCGACGAGGGCGCGCTGCGCCGCGAGCTGAAGTCCGAGCTGTCGGCGTACAAGATCCCACGCCGAATCGTCCCCATCCGCCGCTCCGACGTGCCGCTGATGTCCAGCGGCAAGGTCGACATGCGTAGGCTCGCAAAGGTTTTCGATGGCTGA
- a CDS encoding class I adenylate-forming enzyme family protein, translated as MMTHPLTRRIADVLGLAPDARAIEYADTWFSWGQVAAMAERIGSLAAQREVGILLRNRPAHVAAFLGVLLSGGTVVTVNPSRGDERTRADVESLGLPVLVGDPDDLANLGAPPALTTVVSISGVDHAARVTPARSAGAGPGTRPGVAVRMLTSGTTGPPKRVDLTYDMLARSVLGPDPRNSPAPTEPRRGVAIVNSPLVHIGGVFRVLQCVTEARPFALLERFELDRWAAVVRRHRPAAVSLVPAALRMVLHSDLRREDLAGIRAVTSGTAPLSAEDADAFTEKFGIPVLTSYAATEFGGGVAGWTLPDYQKYWKAKRGSVGRANPGAQLRVVEDGVPVGPNRPGLLEVKPGQLGPSADWIRTTDLGRIDEDGFLWIVGRADQAIIRGGFKVIPDDVRTALESHPAVRGAAVVGQPDERLGETPAAMVELRSPADSAELAEYLRDRLARYEIPTRIAIVDTIPRTPSGKADLGAVRRFFGDAVEHVD; from the coding sequence CTGATGACCCACCCGCTCACTCGGCGTATCGCCGACGTGCTGGGCCTGGCGCCCGACGCGCGCGCGATCGAGTATGCGGACACGTGGTTTTCGTGGGGCCAGGTCGCCGCGATGGCCGAGCGGATCGGTTCCCTTGCCGCACAACGCGAGGTGGGCATCCTGCTGCGCAACCGGCCCGCCCACGTCGCGGCCTTCCTCGGGGTCCTGCTGTCGGGGGGCACGGTGGTGACCGTCAATCCCTCCCGCGGCGACGAACGCACCAGGGCCGACGTCGAATCGCTGGGATTGCCGGTGCTGGTTGGCGATCCCGACGATCTGGCCAATCTTGGTGCGCCACCGGCGCTTACGACGGTGGTGTCGATCTCCGGTGTGGATCACGCCGCGCGGGTGACGCCGGCCCGGTCGGCCGGCGCCGGCCCCGGTACCCGGCCCGGCGTGGCGGTCCGGATGCTGACCAGCGGAACCACCGGCCCGCCCAAGCGCGTCGACCTCACCTACGACATGCTGGCGCGCAGCGTGCTGGGGCCCGACCCGCGGAACTCGCCGGCCCCGACCGAGCCGCGGCGCGGCGTGGCGATCGTCAACTCCCCGCTCGTGCACATCGGCGGCGTCTTTCGCGTGCTGCAGTGCGTCACCGAGGCGCGGCCCTTTGCGCTGCTGGAGCGGTTCGAGCTCGACCGGTGGGCCGCGGTGGTGCGCAGGCATCGGCCCGCCGCGGTGTCGCTGGTGCCCGCCGCGCTGCGCATGGTGCTGCATTCCGACCTGCGCCGGGAAGACCTGGCGGGCATCCGCGCCGTCACGTCCGGCACCGCGCCGCTGTCGGCCGAGGACGCCGACGCGTTCACCGAGAAGTTCGGCATCCCGGTGCTGACGTCCTACGCCGCCACGGAATTCGGTGGCGGCGTGGCGGGTTGGACGTTGCCCGACTACCAAAAGTACTGGAAAGCCAAGCGCGGCAGCGTCGGCCGGGCCAACCCCGGGGCGCAGCTGCGCGTCGTCGAGGACGGCGTGCCGGTCGGCCCCAACCGACCGGGCCTGCTCGAGGTGAAGCCCGGCCAGCTGGGTCCGTCCGCCGACTGGATCCGGACCACGGACCTGGGGCGCATCGACGAGGACGGATTCCTGTGGATCGTCGGCCGGGCCGACCAGGCCATCATCCGCGGGGGCTTCAAGGTGATCCCCGACGACGTGCGCACCGCGTTGGAAAGCCATCCCGCCGTGCGGGGCGCCGCGGTGGTGGGCCAGCCCGACGAGAGGCTCGGGGAGACCCCGGCCGCCATGGTCGAGCTGCGCTCACCGGCCGACTCGGCCGAGCTCGCCGAGTACCTGCGCGACAGGCTGGCGCGCTACGAAATCCCCACCCGCATCGCCATTGTCGACACGATCCCGAGGACCCCGTCCGGCAAGGCCGACCTGGGCGCGGTCCGCCGCTTCTTCGGCGATGCCGTCGAACATGTCGACTAG
- a CDS encoding enoyl-CoA hydratase/isomerase family protein → MPMSFDTILLDVDAADRVATITLNRPESLNAFNRTMCEEMAEAWRIVKLDDSVNAVVLRAAGSRAFSAGLDIKTPYGQPENVWNHEDPGEALSPKWQKMWKPVVCAVQGMCTAGAFYFVNEADVVLCSTDATFFDSHVSAGLVCALEPIGLMRRIGLGETLRIALMGGDERVGADTALRIGLVTEVVPPDRLWARAHEIAATIAAKPPSATQGTVKAIWESLDKPYRAALEQGLIYTRLGNPLGKAELAARGGTAAPSTPRIR, encoded by the coding sequence ATGCCGATGAGCTTCGACACGATCCTGCTCGACGTCGACGCGGCCGACCGCGTCGCCACCATCACGCTGAACCGGCCGGAGTCGCTCAACGCGTTCAACCGGACGATGTGCGAGGAGATGGCCGAGGCATGGCGCATCGTCAAGCTCGACGATTCCGTGAACGCCGTCGTGCTGCGGGCGGCGGGAAGCCGGGCTTTCAGCGCGGGCCTGGACATCAAGACGCCCTACGGGCAGCCCGAGAATGTGTGGAACCACGAGGATCCCGGTGAGGCGCTGAGCCCGAAGTGGCAGAAGATGTGGAAGCCGGTGGTGTGCGCCGTGCAGGGAATGTGCACCGCGGGCGCGTTCTATTTCGTCAACGAGGCCGATGTCGTCCTCTGTTCGACCGACGCGACGTTCTTCGACTCGCACGTGAGCGCGGGATTGGTGTGCGCGCTGGAGCCGATCGGGTTGATGCGTCGGATCGGTCTGGGCGAGACGCTGCGCATCGCGTTGATGGGCGGCGACGAACGCGTCGGCGCCGACACCGCGCTGCGGATCGGTCTGGTGACCGAGGTGGTCCCCCCGGACCGGCTGTGGGCGCGCGCGCACGAGATCGCCGCCACGATCGCCGCCAAGCCGCCGTCGGCGACCCAGGGCACCGTCAAGGCCATCTGGGAGTCCCTGGACAAGCCCTATCGCGCGGCCCTGGAGCAGGGCCTGATCTATACCCGGCTGGGCAATCCGCTCGGGAAGGCCGAGCTGGCCGCCCGGGGCGGCACGGCCGCGCCCAGCACGCCGAGAATCCGCTGA
- a CDS encoding enoyl-CoA hydratase/isomerase family protein, which produces MSFNDIKYEVDGHKATITLNRPDALNALSPHMITELRAAYDEAENDDKVWLLIVTGTGRAFCAGADVKEIPGDGKVVDERAYLSTYEQWEAPQEGTPPFRRMAKPMLAAINGICCGAGLDWVTTGDIVIASDKATFFDPHVSIGLVAAREVVRLARVLPRSTALRMALLGKHERMTAQRAYELGMISEIVEHDRLLERAHELADVVNSNAPLAVRGTRLAILKGLDLPLHEAETLAEAFRERNLHTEDSLEGPRAFLEKRAPNWRCR; this is translated from the coding sequence ATGTCGTTCAACGACATCAAGTACGAGGTCGACGGACATAAGGCCACCATCACGCTCAACCGGCCCGACGCGCTGAACGCCCTGAGCCCGCACATGATCACCGAATTGCGCGCCGCCTACGACGAGGCCGAAAACGATGACAAGGTGTGGCTGCTCATCGTCACCGGGACCGGGCGCGCGTTTTGCGCGGGCGCCGACGTCAAGGAGATCCCCGGTGACGGCAAGGTGGTCGACGAGCGGGCGTACCTGTCGACCTACGAGCAGTGGGAGGCGCCGCAGGAGGGCACGCCGCCGTTTCGGCGGATGGCCAAGCCGATGCTCGCGGCCATCAACGGGATCTGTTGCGGCGCGGGGCTGGACTGGGTGACGACGGGTGACATCGTCATCGCCTCGGATAAGGCGACGTTCTTCGACCCGCACGTCAGCATCGGCCTGGTGGCCGCGCGCGAAGTGGTGCGACTGGCCCGCGTGCTGCCCCGATCGACCGCCCTGCGGATGGCGTTGCTGGGCAAGCACGAGCGGATGACCGCCCAGCGGGCCTATGAACTGGGGATGATCAGCGAGATCGTCGAGCACGACCGTCTCCTCGAGCGGGCGCACGAACTCGCCGACGTCGTCAATTCCAATGCGCCACTGGCCGTTCGGGGAACCCGGCTGGCCATCCTCAAGGGCCTCGACCTGCCGCTGCACGAGGCCGAGACGTTGGCCGAGGCGTTCCGCGAGCGCAACCTGCACACCGAGGATTCGCTCGAGGGTCCGCGGGCGTTCCTGGAAAAGCGCGCCCCGAATTGGCGATGCCGATGA
- a CDS encoding enoyl-CoA hydratase/isomerase family protein: MTHEVDAADGTVTTSRDGEVLRITLDRPSRRNSLSHSMVDALVDALTAAASDDALRAIHIQGAGGDFCAGADWVATNADGQRPRAGHLVRRIPHAAHRVIDLVHTIALPVVCGVRGWAVGLGCNLALAADFTIAADDALFWEPFADRGFSADSGSTWLLPRLVGLARAKSMLLLGDKVAGSEAADWGLIHDAVPEAELTEAVEGLLARLASAPTVAIGLTKQAIHHGLHASLADSMTQELFNLELSCRTGDFKEGLAAFREKRRPDFRGR, translated from the coding sequence GTGACTCACGAGGTTGACGCTGCCGACGGAACGGTGACGACGAGCCGTGACGGCGAGGTCCTGCGGATCACGCTGGACCGTCCGTCGAGGCGCAACTCGCTGAGCCATTCGATGGTCGACGCGCTGGTCGACGCGCTCACCGCGGCCGCGTCGGACGACGCCCTGCGCGCCATCCACATCCAGGGCGCCGGCGGCGATTTCTGTGCGGGTGCGGACTGGGTGGCGACGAACGCCGACGGGCAGCGACCCCGCGCCGGTCACCTGGTGCGCCGTATCCCGCACGCCGCCCACCGCGTGATCGACCTCGTCCACACCATTGCGCTGCCGGTCGTCTGCGGCGTGCGGGGCTGGGCCGTCGGCCTCGGCTGCAATCTGGCCCTGGCCGCCGACTTCACGATCGCCGCTGACGACGCCCTGTTCTGGGAGCCGTTCGCCGATCGCGGGTTCAGCGCCGATTCGGGCTCGACGTGGCTGCTGCCGCGGCTGGTCGGTTTGGCGCGGGCCAAGTCGATGCTGCTGCTCGGCGACAAGGTGGCCGGGTCCGAGGCCGCCGACTGGGGACTGATCCACGACGCCGTGCCCGAAGCCGAATTGACCGAAGCCGTCGAAGGACTGCTGGCACGGCTTGCGTCGGCGCCCACGGTGGCGATCGGCCTGACCAAGCAGGCGATCCACCATGGCCTGCATGCCTCGCTGGCCGATTCCATGACGCAAGAGCTCTTCAACCTCGAACTGTCCTGCCGCACAGGCGATTTCAAGGAGGGGCTGGCGGCCTTTCGGGAGAAGCGCAGGCCGGACTTCCGTGGCCGCTGA
- a CDS encoding hotdog family protein, with protein MAEDKPQYGERPLPQTIAFAGAVRRLTGLVLSLEHSDPAVDAMLAQFGRWENELAAAVSPDSAPRVGPDAGDTKRVYLDHAFDVGAYNPCYPEYEFDRLDAETASGRVNFPLVFEGPPGFVNGGFVAVFFDCVTQHQNCAASLSGKTRSLGVTFRRPTPILTDLRFDIVRSPVERGVRSTARLLRDDDVLCIGEFDSLAARPETLTGFHFGKRRTR; from the coding sequence ATGGCGGAGGACAAACCGCAATACGGTGAACGGCCGCTGCCTCAGACCATCGCGTTCGCCGGCGCCGTCCGGCGCCTGACCGGACTGGTCCTGTCGCTCGAGCATTCCGACCCCGCCGTCGACGCGATGCTGGCCCAGTTCGGCCGGTGGGAGAACGAACTGGCCGCCGCGGTCTCCCCGGACAGCGCGCCGCGCGTCGGACCCGACGCGGGCGACACCAAACGCGTCTACCTCGATCACGCCTTCGACGTCGGCGCGTACAACCCGTGCTATCCGGAGTACGAGTTCGACCGGCTCGACGCCGAAACCGCCTCCGGCCGTGTGAATTTCCCGCTGGTCTTCGAGGGGCCACCGGGATTCGTCAACGGGGGGTTCGTCGCGGTCTTCTTCGATTGCGTCACCCAGCACCAGAACTGCGCGGCGAGCCTGTCGGGCAAGACGCGTTCGCTGGGCGTCACGTTCCGGCGACCCACCCCGATCCTCACCGACTTGCGGTTCGACATCGTCCGGTCGCCGGTCGAGCGGGGTGTCCGGTCGACGGCACGGCTGCTCCGCGACGACGACGTGCTCTGCATCGGCGAGTTCGATTCGCTGGCCGCCCGTCCCGAGACCCTGACCGGCTTCCACTTCGGCAAGCGACGAACCCGATGA